The following proteins are encoded in a genomic region of Oncorhynchus masou masou isolate Uvic2021 chromosome 32, UVic_Omas_1.1, whole genome shotgun sequence:
- the LOC135525712 gene encoding stathmin-4-like isoform X1: MTLAAYRDKMRELPLASIFCSCILHEPKEKPTKKEGVVDLNLCIIRDMEVIELNKRRSGQAFEVILKPPSFDGGPNTLAITPPRREPSLEEIQRKLDAAEERRKCQEAELLKHLAEKREHEREVAQKALEEHNSFIRLAKERLELRMEHNKEKREAHLAAMLERLQEKDKHAVEVRKNREHNEETG; encoded by the exons ATGACTCTTgcag CATACAGAGACAAGATGCGGGAGCTCCCTCTAGCGTCCATCTTCTGTTCCTGCATCCTACATGAACCCAAAGAAAAGCCCACCAAGAAAGAAG GTGTGGTGGACCTGAACCTGTGCATCATCAGGGATATGGAGGTGATTGAGCTGAACAAGAGAAGGTCCGGCCAGGCCTTTGAGGTCATACTGAAGCCACCCTCATTCGACGGGGGTCCGAACACCCTCGCCATCACACCCCCACGCAGGGAGCCCTCCCTGGAGGAGATCCAGAGGAAGCTGGACGccgcagaggagaggagaaag TGCCAGGAGGCTGAGCTGCTGAAGCACTTGGCAGAAAAGCGGGAACATGAGCGCGAGGTGGCCCAGAAGGCCCTGGAGGAACACAACAGCTTCATCCGGCTGGCCAAGGAGCGGCTGGAGCTGCGCATGGAGCACAACAAGGAGAAACGGGAGGCACACCTGGCCGCCATGCTGGAACGCCTGCAGGAGAAG
- the LOC135525712 gene encoding stathmin-4-like isoform X3, translating into MTLAAYRDKMRELPLASIFCSCILHEPKEKPTKKEGVVDLNLCIIRDMEVIELNKRRSGQAFEVILKPPSFDGGPNTLAITPPRREPSLEEIQRKLDAAEERRKCQEAELLKHLAEKREHEREVAQKALEEHNSFIRLAKERLELRMEHNKEKREAHLAAMLERLQEKDKHAVEVS; encoded by the exons ATGACTCTTgcag CATACAGAGACAAGATGCGGGAGCTCCCTCTAGCGTCCATCTTCTGTTCCTGCATCCTACATGAACCCAAAGAAAAGCCCACCAAGAAAGAAG GTGTGGTGGACCTGAACCTGTGCATCATCAGGGATATGGAGGTGATTGAGCTGAACAAGAGAAGGTCCGGCCAGGCCTTTGAGGTCATACTGAAGCCACCCTCATTCGACGGGGGTCCGAACACCCTCGCCATCACACCCCCACGCAGGGAGCCCTCCCTGGAGGAGATCCAGAGGAAGCTGGACGccgcagaggagaggagaaag TGCCAGGAGGCTGAGCTGCTGAAGCACTTGGCAGAAAAGCGGGAACATGAGCGCGAGGTGGCCCAGAAGGCCCTGGAGGAACACAACAGCTTCATCCGGCTGGCCAAGGAGCGGCTGGAGCTGCGCATGGAGCACAACAAGGAGAAACGGGAGGCACACCTGGCCGCCATGCTGGAACGCCTGCAGGAGAAG